The Syngnathoides biaculeatus isolate LvHL_M chromosome 16, ASM1980259v1, whole genome shotgun sequence DNA segment GTTTTaagtaatttttatttacataaattCATTCATATGCCATTCTGTACAAAATCTGGGGAAAAGAATTAGATCACTTAATCACCATTAAAGTGTACAGACAATTCCTGTGACTTCAAGACGAGCTTTGTCACTGTTCAGCATCTTGTGTAGATGTGCCTTGGCTGATCACTTCCGCTTAATTGGACAATCAATGGAAATTGATACACCTTTGCATTCTTTTAATGGTGATAAATCACTCCTTTATTCTGAATCGAATTATGCAAAGGTTTTTTTAAGATTGTCTGTTTATTGTTGTGTATAGAAATTTGAGGACAAAAATGTATAACCTTTTTGTATAAACATTGCATAAACATTGGTACAGTTTTTTTGGTGTTGAAACAATGCTTCTTGGCAATAAATTGTGTACCGTTGAGAAACCAGTGAACCACCACCATTAGGGATCACACCCTTTACATATATAGTGAAAATCCTCAATTGAAACCACCCTAAAAGGGGTTTGTCATTGCATGTTCAGAGATTATTACAAAACACTTAAAATGGAGAGGATCAATAAGCATTGAAACCATGCATTGAGGACATACTCTACCATGAACCCATGGTACTTCTTGCACTTCTTCACTTCACTTCTTGCAGTAAAATTATTCCACAAACAAACCTTCACATAAGGCTCTCCAGTAGTATAACATAGCTTAGCTAGAGTCACACAAACCGACTTGACATAACAGAGGGGCAAACAAATTTGTGCACTCACACTTTGTTGTGTTACTCAAAACAATTTCACAGATGtagatttttatcatttatacaTCCCTATTGCCCAATTTATACATCTACATTCCCCAATTTACACCTCCCTATTTCTCAATTTTTATCTTCACTGACGATGATTTTgtttatgttctccccgtgcctgcgtgggtgagggtttcctcccacatcgccaaaaaaaacctgcattaattggacactgtaattTGGCCCAaaatatgattgtgagtgcaactattgtctgtctccatttgccctgtgagtgactggcaaccagttcaggttgtaccctggcTACTGCCCattgatggctgggattggctacaccaaccctcgtgaggatgagtggctcggaaaatgaaggAATAAATGGGTATTCCAGAAAGGTTGCATGCAGAAAGAAGCAGCGAGGCTCACCAAAAGCAAGATTATTAATTCAAATCAACTGCAAttttttgaatttaaattgattttaacAAATATCAGTCaagtttccaaactcatcagaGTACAGAATCTACTCTTATTAAAGTGGTAAAAGATATAAGATTGAATACTAACtcgggaaaggtgtcaattttgatcttgttggatctcattgTGGCTTTTGATgcagtagatcacaatatactgcaaaACAGGTTGAAAATATGGGTAGGACTAACTAGGTTCTTAAATGGTTCAAGTACTACTTAGAGGAAAGGAACTACTTTcaaaccattggaagtgctcaatcacAACAAATGGCTATGACATATGGGGTACCTCAAGGGTCACTTCTTGGACCCCTCTCGTTcaccctgtatatgctacccttgggtcaaattttccagagTTTTACTTTTgattatcatagctatgcagatgacacagttatatgtagcagtgtctccTGAAGACTAGTTAAGTAGAGGTGTTGTGCCCctgtcatcttcttttcctttcggcttgtcccattaagtgttcccacagcgtgtcatcttttttcctctaaatctatctcctgcatcttcctctcttaacaccaactgccctcatgtgttccctcacaacatccatcaaccttctctttgctcttgctcttgctcttttgactggtagctccatcctcagcacgcttctaccaatatactcactctcttgcctctgggcacatccaaaccatcgaagtctgcgctctcgaaccttgtatccaaaacatccaactttgcctgtttCTCAAATgacctaatttctaatcctatctaacctgcttactccgagagatcttcatttctgccacctccagttttacttcttgttgtctctttggttgacaccaagtatttgaagtcatccactctcgctatctcttttccctggagcctcactcttccccctccacccatctcattcacgcacatatattttgttttacttcggctaatcttcattcctctcctttccactgcatgcctccatctttgtaattgacccctccgtacagggcacttaaccacacctcctgaagttacgtcaccccacgtgtgctaacctcagacaaacaattagcaaaaatggaagcgcaggaagaaaagactagagcaaaactgtccgatttaccagctgatttctcactcgcattcttagcgaatagtgaaatatcgttgaaaagcagacagcagggcttcaagtatttcagcgaggggtatttcaatggtatttccatgcatatcgacggagaaaccatcgatattagcgctagatctttccggagtcagaggaagaccaagaagccaCATGCATTGCATCTGCAGTTGAATCCTACAAGGATATCTGAAGCTCACTGTACATGTCAAGCAGGGTGAGtgcatttgttatattttgcatattattattatacattagTGGAAAACAATTAACCTTACGTTAATTGATGTtaatataacccaaagacgaattcgtcattgataGTTTCCTAATTTCGTGTTACCTGTCACACTTGTGTGGGGAATGTTTACATTACCTCTATTTTATCCCTAAAATAACAATCCATTGAAGGAGTTTCCAAAGCGTCACAGCTCAGTGCTTGTTTGCGGGAAAGTTGGGAGTTCACAATCTAAGTGTACACCAGATTCAGTCACAGAACTGATCGTTGTAATATAACAATGTCAATACATCCAAAACCTGTAAAGCCTCTaaaatataatctaaatatgaatCTCTTATTTTTTCAGTGTTTCTGGATCCTGTTCACATATTGTTGGGCTGGTAATAGCATTACAACAATGGCAGATGATGGGCTTCACAGAAGTGCTATCTAGACTGGCATGCTCATCTCTTCCAGAGCAACGGAGCAAGCCAAGAGGTCACAAGATTGAGGCAGTTGCAGTTCCACAAATTGTAGTTGTCAACCCCAAACTTGTAAGAAAGAAAAGACCTGTGAGGAACACATTGACAGACTGCAGGTAAATTGAATTTGTTTCATTACACAATGACAGTTTGGTTCTGTCATCACcataatttcaattttatttcatgataataatttaataataacaataccaACATGTACACATGCACCCATTTTTTACTATTCATACACTGTAAATGTTTTAAGTCTAGTTCATAATAACTCTTGTGAATACTGTTCATGGACATTTAACTGCATGATGTgacaaaaacaaccaacaatCAAGAAACTTGTCAAATGTTAATCAATTGTCAAACTTCTTTATTTCACAGAAACATTCAAGTCAAACAAGAAGATATTGATCACCTAAAGTCTTTGGAAGACTGTTCAATGGCCTATGTGGTGTCCAGCCAAAGACTGACAGTGAACACTCATCTGGGTACAGTGCCTGTGGCCAGTGGTCTTGCAACATCTGTAAGTTTCACTTTCTTTTTATACACAATGGCATGAAATTGGTTAGAAAAGAACAAACATACCAAATCTGTGCAATTGAAGACATCAGTGACAAAGGAATCCGGCCACTCAGTATCTTGAAACTTTTAATTCGTCTGATCGCTCTTTCCACATGAACTCTGTGTTTGGCAAATTTTTGTGTAAGGTTCACATCATGTGAATTCATTTGTATCCCTGATTTGGCAAAAGGTGGAATGTTCAGTTGGAGTCCAACATCCTCTACTTCTTTCACAATGTCAAAACCTTTGTCAGGCATTATCCCATCACCCGTTTTGAGATATCCAATCCCAACAAGTTGTTTCAACATGGACTGAAAGCCAGATTGTTTAAAGATTTCCTTATCAGA contains these protein-coding regions:
- the LOC133514288 gene encoding uncharacterized protein LOC133514288; protein product: MEAQEEKTRAKLSDLPADFSLAFLANSEISLKSRQQGFKYFSEGYFNGISMHIDGETIDISARSFRSQRKTKKPHALHLQLNPTRISEAHCTCQAGVSGSCSHIVGLVIALQQWQMMGFTEVLSRLACSSLPEQRSKPRGHKIEAVAVPQIVVVNPKLVRKKRPVRNTLTDCRNIQVKQEDIDHLKSLEDCSMAYVVSSQRLTVNTHLGTVPVASGLATSAKFFELEDARKVGTCCGNLAFPQLAKVTPSEIFKTWFTELLQEQCIQIEERTRDQANSTLWQTERKKCLTASNFGKTLQRKKISDKFVMGLINPKCFNSVQTSYGQNNEKVAVGQYIKRTGNHVHDCVLIVNPKFPYLRSTPDGKVCSDGKTGILEVKCPYSARDVTVQETSTSDNFCLEDNYGQLCLKTNHKYYYQVQDSCSHLELNFLILWSTQE